The proteins below are encoded in one region of Nocardioides marmorisolisilvae:
- the pknB gene encoding Stk1 family PASTA domain-containing Ser/Thr kinase, with product MTEPHRIGGRYELGELLGRGGMAEVRKGTDVRLGRTVAIKRLRTDLASDATFQARFRREAQSAASLNHPAIVSVYDTGEELSHDGTDVAQPYIVMEYVAGRTLRDILREGRKILPERALEIASGVLSALDYSHRMGIIHRDIKPGNVMLTPSGDVKVMDFGIARAVADSQSTMTQTAAVVGTAQYLSPEQARGENVDSRSDVYSAGCLLYELLTGRPPFVGESPVSVAYQHVREQAPVPSSLDPELPAAVDAIVMKALAKRVDERYSSAAAMKADIDRYLAGQTVQAPPVAAAAPATAVMAVTPGGPSQTSEQPAVTDEPRKRSTGPLVLLALLLLALIAAAVFLAPKLIHGAPNQVSVPDLSGMTRAAAQQKLSTDGLGLGQVKHAASQDVRKGQVMGQDPTAGQLVDNGSAVDITISTGKPAVTIPDVIGDNKDAAASELRGLGLRVHLKQVKSDEVAGNVVKVDPNVGEKVAAGTKVTVSFASGQQTVPDVVGLDKDQAKQLIRERGFKVSVLPDNNSTEPKGTVTRQSPGKDTPADQGTTVTILVSTYEPPTNTPSPTPTPTNSPSPTSTPTDSTGPTPGL from the coding sequence ATGACTGAGCCGCACCGCATCGGCGGGCGCTACGAGCTGGGCGAGCTGCTCGGCCGGGGTGGGATGGCGGAGGTCCGCAAGGGCACCGACGTCCGGCTCGGACGCACCGTTGCGATCAAGAGGCTGCGCACCGACCTCGCCTCAGACGCGACCTTTCAGGCCAGGTTCCGCCGCGAGGCCCAGTCCGCCGCCTCGCTGAACCATCCCGCGATCGTGTCCGTCTACGACACCGGCGAGGAGCTCTCGCACGACGGCACCGACGTCGCCCAGCCCTACATCGTGATGGAGTACGTCGCCGGCCGCACCCTGCGCGACATTCTCCGCGAGGGTCGCAAGATCCTGCCTGAGCGGGCCCTCGAGATCGCCTCGGGCGTGCTGTCAGCCCTCGACTACAGCCACCGGATGGGCATCATCCACCGCGACATCAAGCCCGGCAACGTGATGCTCACTCCGTCCGGTGACGTCAAGGTGATGGACTTCGGCATCGCCCGCGCGGTCGCGGACTCCCAGAGCACGATGACGCAGACCGCTGCGGTCGTCGGCACCGCGCAGTACCTCTCCCCTGAGCAGGCCCGTGGCGAGAACGTCGACTCCCGTAGCGACGTCTACTCCGCCGGGTGCCTCCTCTACGAGCTGCTCACCGGTCGGCCGCCGTTCGTCGGCGAGAGCCCGGTGTCGGTGGCCTACCAGCACGTGCGCGAGCAGGCACCGGTGCCCTCATCGCTGGATCCCGAACTGCCGGCCGCCGTGGACGCGATCGTGATGAAGGCTTTGGCCAAGCGTGTCGACGAGCGCTACTCCAGTGCGGCGGCGATGAAGGCCGACATCGATCGGTACCTCGCCGGCCAGACCGTGCAGGCCCCGCCGGTGGCCGCGGCGGCGCCCGCGACCGCGGTGATGGCAGTGACCCCGGGCGGCCCGAGCCAGACCAGCGAGCAGCCCGCCGTGACCGACGAGCCTCGCAAACGCAGCACCGGTCCCCTCGTCCTGCTCGCGCTGCTGCTCCTCGCCCTGATCGCGGCCGCGGTCTTCCTCGCCCCCAAGCTGATCCACGGAGCGCCCAACCAGGTGTCGGTGCCGGACCTCTCCGGGATGACCCGCGCGGCGGCACAGCAGAAGCTCTCCACCGACGGGCTCGGCCTGGGGCAGGTCAAGCACGCCGCCAGCCAGGATGTCCGCAAGGGGCAGGTGATGGGTCAGGACCCGACCGCCGGCCAGCTGGTCGACAACGGCTCCGCGGTCGACATCACCATCTCCACCGGCAAGCCGGCGGTCACCATCCCCGACGTCATCGGCGACAACAAGGACGCCGCCGCGAGCGAGCTGCGTGGACTGGGCCTGCGGGTGCACCTCAAGCAGGTGAAGTCCGACGAGGTCGCCGGCAACGTGGTCAAGGTCGATCCGAACGTGGGCGAGAAGGTCGCGGCCGGCACCAAGGTCACCGTCTCGTTCGCCAGCGGCCAGCAGACCGTGCCGGACGTGGTCGGCCTGGACAAGGACCAGGCCAAGCAGCTGATCCGCGAGCGCGGCTTCAAGGTGAGCGTGCTGCCGGACAACAACTCGACCGAGCCGAAGGGCACCGTGACCCGGCAGAGCCCGGGCAAGGACACCCCGGCTGACCAGGGCACCACGGTGACGATCCTGGTGTCGACGTACGAGCCGCCGACCAACACTCCGTCGCCGACCCCGACGCCGACCAACAGCCCGTCCCCGACCTCGACGCCGACCGACAGCACCGGGCCCACCCCCGGGTTGTGA
- a CDS encoding DUF881 domain-containing protein: MSRRPTVRGWRLVTLVGFVAAGTLFATSALNSHGVDLRASSVTDLDTVLLQERSRVDQLQDHVADLNTQVGTLTKQVHDTRVTHLQRKVDRLKGPAGFEAVSGPGVTVTLDDAPKSVIDRAREDGSVPVDQLVVHQQDIQAVVNTLWLGGAEAVTVQGQRIISTTGIKCVGNTVVLHGVPYAPPYRIAGIGDPTKLAEALAHSEYVAAYQTFVQQYHLGWSLVTSDQLDMPAYQGAPDLRYARAG; the protein is encoded by the coding sequence ATGTCCAGGCGGCCGACGGTGCGGGGCTGGCGTCTCGTCACGCTGGTCGGCTTCGTCGCGGCCGGGACCCTGTTCGCCACCAGCGCGCTGAACTCGCACGGCGTCGACCTGCGGGCGAGCAGTGTCACCGACCTCGACACCGTGCTGCTCCAGGAGCGCAGTCGGGTGGACCAGCTGCAGGACCACGTCGCCGACCTGAACACTCAGGTGGGCACCCTGACCAAGCAGGTGCACGACACCCGGGTGACGCACCTGCAGCGCAAGGTCGACCGGCTCAAGGGTCCGGCGGGGTTCGAGGCCGTCTCCGGGCCCGGGGTCACCGTCACCCTCGACGACGCCCCCAAGAGCGTGATCGACCGGGCCCGCGAGGACGGGTCGGTGCCGGTCGACCAGCTGGTCGTGCACCAGCAGGACATCCAAGCCGTGGTCAACACCCTCTGGCTCGGTGGTGCCGAGGCCGTCACCGTGCAGGGCCAGCGGATCATCTCCACCACCGGGATCAAGTGCGTGGGCAATACGGTCGTGCTGCACGGAGTGCCGTACGCGCCGCCGTACCGGATCGCCGGGATCGGCGACCCGACCAAGCTGGCCGAGGCCCTGGCACACAGCGAGTACGTCGCGGCGTACCAGACCTTCGTCCAGCAGTACCACCTCGGCTGGAGTCTGGTGACGTCCGACCAGTTGGACATGCCGGCATACCAGGGCGCCCCGGACCTTCGCTACGCCCGAGCGGGCTGA
- a CDS encoding cell division protein CrgA → MSKRTARNPIFAPSGYRTSITRCAVAVLLVLVGIAWIAVYVNFAKDAALYNPKLGGAKPSDPLPWMADLKRWNYLIGFGLILIGMSVSAHPDTPLGRGRGVVVGMLFSFLFGLAYILVYYFIGDHISDVPVMKDLNQLNLVVGIGFMAVGFTFATKWE, encoded by the coding sequence TTGTCCAAGCGCACTGCTCGCAACCCGATCTTCGCGCCGAGCGGCTACCGCACCTCGATCACCCGCTGCGCCGTCGCGGTGCTGCTGGTGCTGGTCGGGATCGCCTGGATCGCGGTGTACGTCAACTTCGCGAAGGACGCCGCGCTGTACAACCCGAAGCTCGGCGGCGCGAAGCCCTCCGACCCGCTGCCGTGGATGGCCGACCTCAAGCGCTGGAACTACCTGATCGGCTTCGGCCTGATCCTGATCGGGATGTCGGTCTCGGCGCACCCCGACACCCCGCTGGGCCGTGGCCGGGGCGTGGTCGTCGGCATGCTGTTCAGCTTCCTGTTCGGGCTGGCCTACATCCTCGTCTACTACTTCATCGGCGACCACATCTCCGACGTTCCGGTGATGAAGGACCTCAACCAGCTCAACCTGGTGGTCGGAATCGGCTTCATGGCGGTCGGGTTCACCTTCGCCACGAAGTGGGAGTGA
- a CDS encoding HNH endonuclease signature motif containing protein: MTELLEHLPTDGHANHGRVGATIMIHLDLAHLRDGLAGATTDTETILSAGTARRLACNAGLIPAVLGTASVPLDLGRQTRLHTKAQRAALSLTYPTCAAHGCQRPFAWTEIHHIDPWTTGGPTDLHNAIPLGWHHHRIHDNHYTHHLHPNGEITLRRRRQQPPPRIPGPSPAQVA, from the coding sequence CTGACCGAACTCCTCGAGCACCTGCCCACCGACGGACACGCCAACCACGGCCGGGTCGGGGCCACCATCATGATCCACCTCGACCTGGCCCACCTACGCGACGGCCTGGCCGGCGCCACCACCGACACCGAGACCATCCTCAGCGCCGGCACCGCCCGCCGACTGGCCTGCAACGCCGGCCTCATCCCCGCCGTCCTGGGCACCGCATCGGTCCCCCTCGACCTGGGCCGACAGACCCGACTGCACACCAAGGCCCAACGCGCCGCCCTATCCCTGACCTACCCCACCTGCGCCGCCCACGGCTGCCAGCGACCCTTCGCCTGGACCGAGATCCACCACATCGACCCCTGGACCACCGGCGGACCCACCGACCTCCACAACGCCATCCCCCTCGGCTGGCACCACCACCGCATCCACGACAACCACTACACCCACCACCTCCACCCCAACGGCGAGATCACCCTCCGCCGAAGACGACAACAACCACCGCCGCGCATCCCCGGTCCGTCGCCGGCACAGGTTGCCTGA
- a CDS encoding rhomboid family intramembrane serine protease: protein MTQSPEGAGAAPECYRHPGRETWIRCQRCERPICPDCMRQASVGFQCPTCVKEGARSTRAGTLPYGGSVPGNPHQTTIGLIVANVLVWLAVLADGGSNGRLFQVLSLLPRGRCDTADLGGFYPAIHGAALCHTQNGHWFPGVADGAGWQVITSVFTHAEPLHIGFNMLALWFLGPPLEMVLGRTRFLAVYLISGLFGSAAVMLWSSPTTLTEGASGAIFGVMGALIVVGLKIKAPVQQLWIWLALNLVFTFTAANISWQGHLGGLLGGAIVAAVIVYPPRSIRLPAQAVGTIGLAVVALALIAVRAVSLTS from the coding sequence GTGACCCAGTCGCCCGAGGGCGCTGGGGCCGCGCCGGAGTGCTACCGGCACCCCGGCCGTGAGACCTGGATCCGGTGCCAGCGCTGCGAGCGCCCGATCTGCCCCGACTGCATGCGCCAGGCGTCGGTGGGCTTCCAGTGCCCGACGTGCGTGAAGGAGGGTGCTCGCAGCACTCGTGCCGGCACCCTGCCGTACGGCGGCAGCGTGCCGGGCAACCCGCACCAGACCACGATCGGGCTGATCGTCGCCAACGTGCTGGTCTGGCTTGCCGTGCTCGCCGACGGTGGATCGAACGGCCGGCTGTTCCAAGTGCTGTCGCTGCTGCCTCGGGGACGCTGCGACACCGCAGACCTGGGCGGTTTCTACCCGGCGATCCATGGTGCGGCGCTGTGCCACACCCAGAACGGTCACTGGTTCCCCGGCGTCGCCGATGGCGCCGGGTGGCAGGTGATCACCTCGGTGTTCACCCACGCCGAGCCGCTGCACATCGGGTTCAACATGCTCGCGCTGTGGTTCCTCGGGCCGCCGCTGGAGATGGTGCTGGGCCGGACCCGGTTCCTGGCGGTCTACCTGATCTCGGGACTGTTCGGCAGCGCGGCGGTGATGCTGTGGTCCTCGCCCACCACGCTCACCGAGGGCGCCTCGGGGGCGATCTTCGGCGTGATGGGCGCGCTGATCGTGGTCGGCCTGAAGATCAAGGCACCGGTCCAGCAGCTGTGGATCTGGTTGGCGCTGAACCTCGTCTTCACCTTCACCGCAGCCAACATCTCCTGGCAGGGCCACCTCGGCGGCCTGCTCGGTGGGGCGATCGTCGCCGCCGTGATCGTCTACCCGCCCAGGTCGATCCGGCTGCCCGCGCAGGCGGTGGGCACGATCGGACTGGCGGTGGTCGCGCTGGCCCTGATCGCCGTTCGTGCCGTGTCGCTGACCAGCTAA
- a CDS encoding peptidylprolyl isomerase yields MADSQASQATLHTNRGDIVLNLFPDHAPATVDNFVGLAEGTKDYNDDAGRSGEKFYDGLGFHRVIDGFMIQGGCPLGTGTGGPGYTFKDEFHPELQFDRPYLLAMANAGPATNGSQFFITVTPTPHLNHRHTIFGEVADQAGRDVVDAIATTRTGPGDRPVEPVVIESVEVSRG; encoded by the coding sequence ATGGCTGACTCCCAGGCCTCCCAGGCCACGCTGCACACCAATCGCGGCGACATCGTCCTCAACCTCTTCCCCGACCACGCGCCGGCGACCGTCGACAACTTCGTCGGCCTGGCCGAGGGCACCAAGGACTACAACGACGACGCCGGGCGCTCCGGTGAGAAGTTCTACGACGGCCTCGGGTTCCACCGGGTGATCGACGGATTCATGATCCAGGGTGGTTGCCCGCTGGGCACCGGAACCGGCGGGCCCGGCTACACCTTCAAGGACGAGTTCCACCCCGAGCTCCAGTTCGACCGCCCCTACCTGCTCGCGATGGCGAACGCCGGCCCGGCCACCAACGGCTCGCAGTTCTTCATCACGGTCACGCCGACCCCGCACCTCAACCACCGGCACACCATCTTCGGCGAGGTCGCCGACCAGGCCGGCCGCGACGTCGTCGACGCGATCGCCACCACCCGCACCGGGCCGGGCGACCGTCCTGTCGAGCCCGTGGTGATCGAGTCGGTGGAGGTCAGCCGGGGGTGA
- a CDS encoding DUF3817 domain-containing protein, with protein MKALYNAYRVLATVVGLSIITLVVVGVPLKYAHDWWPNFWPGFLQVGESGQRLGTNINLYLGTAHGFIYMVFVLVALMLALKARWQMGFTAITLLSGTIPFVSFWAERRAIRRVRAEFPEVSAR; from the coding sequence GTGAAGGCCCTGTACAACGCCTACCGCGTGCTGGCCACCGTGGTGGGTCTGTCCATCATCACTCTCGTCGTGGTCGGCGTGCCGCTGAAGTACGCCCACGACTGGTGGCCGAACTTCTGGCCGGGCTTCCTCCAGGTCGGCGAGTCCGGTCAGCGGCTGGGCACCAACATCAATCTCTACCTGGGCACCGCGCACGGATTCATCTACATGGTCTTCGTGTTGGTGGCGCTGATGCTGGCGCTCAAGGCGCGCTGGCAGATGGGCTTCACCGCGATCACGCTGCTCAGCGGGACGATCCCGTTCGTCTCGTTCTGGGCCGAGCGCCGGGCGATCCGGCGGGTGCGGGCGGAGTTCCCGGAGGTCTCCGCCCGCTGA
- a CDS encoding SURF1 family protein: protein MPTLLSARAWAAHLLMLLAVAAAVLLGLWQLSVWSGDRAAAARNLTHARPVPLASVMGGDSPFPGGSLGRPVTFSGTWLPSGTVYVSGRQHHGTRGFWVVSPVLIGRSAMPVVRGWSPTAHAALPHGSVSITGWLQAGEGSGEADLNPRDDVITSMRIASLTQHVHADLYSAYVVSRDASDGTAGLARVSAPVGPSVSGATGLRNLLYATQWWFFGGFAIYVWIRWCRDQLDAPEVAAAEATRSGA, encoded by the coding sequence GTGCCCACCCTGCTGTCCGCCCGCGCATGGGCTGCGCACCTGCTGATGCTGCTGGCCGTGGCGGCTGCGGTGCTGCTCGGGCTCTGGCAGCTCTCGGTGTGGTCGGGCGACCGCGCGGCCGCCGCCCGCAACCTGACCCACGCGCGGCCGGTGCCGCTGGCGTCGGTGATGGGCGGAGACAGCCCGTTCCCCGGCGGGTCGCTGGGCAGGCCGGTCACGTTCAGCGGCACCTGGCTTCCGTCGGGCACCGTCTATGTGTCCGGCCGTCAGCACCACGGCACCCGTGGATTCTGGGTGGTCTCCCCGGTGCTGATCGGCCGGTCGGCGATGCCCGTCGTACGCGGCTGGAGCCCGACCGCCCACGCCGCGCTGCCGCACGGCTCGGTCTCGATCACCGGCTGGCTGCAGGCCGGCGAGGGCAGCGGCGAGGCCGATCTGAACCCGCGCGACGACGTGATCACCTCGATGCGGATCGCCAGCCTGACCCAGCACGTGCACGCCGACCTCTACTCGGCGTACGTGGTGAGCCGGGACGCGAGCGACGGCACCGCCGGACTGGCCCGCGTGAGTGCGCCTGTCGGCCCGTCGGTCTCCGGCGCGACCGGGCTGCGGAACCTGCTCTACGCCACCCAGTGGTGGTTCTTCGGGGGCTTCGCGATCTACGTCTGGATCCGCTGGTGCCGCGACCAGCTCGATGCCCCCGAGGTGGCGGCGGCCGAGGCGACCAGGTCCGGCGCCTAG
- a CDS encoding MBL fold metallo-hydrolase, protein MSTAVHHLNCATMAPALAAGGRVTPVRMVAHCLLVEAPDRLVLVDTGFGTADLASPRKRMGLGFVSAMRPALDPAETAVSQVRGLGHDPADVTDIVLTHLDLDHAGGLGDFPAARVHVYADELAAARARRTLNEKGRYVPAQWAHGPRWTTHAAAGEEWLGFAAVTALADDVLLVPLHGHTRGHCGVAVRRPSGGWFLHAGDSYFFHDEVRTPPACPSGLRIFQSLMQMDGKARVANQERLRHLHADHGPGSGAAEVVTVFSAHDATEYDALAGGTD, encoded by the coding sequence GTGAGCACCGCCGTGCACCACCTCAACTGTGCCACGATGGCGCCCGCGCTCGCCGCCGGTGGGCGCGTCACCCCGGTCCGGATGGTGGCGCACTGCCTGCTGGTGGAGGCACCCGACCGGCTGGTGCTGGTCGACACCGGGTTCGGCACCGCGGACCTGGCTTCGCCGCGGAAGCGGATGGGACTGGGCTTCGTCTCGGCGATGCGACCCGCGCTCGACCCCGCGGAGACGGCGGTCTCCCAGGTGCGCGGCCTCGGGCACGATCCGGCCGACGTCACCGACATCGTCCTCACCCATCTCGACCTGGACCACGCCGGCGGTCTGGGTGACTTCCCGGCCGCCCGGGTGCACGTGTACGCCGACGAGCTGGCCGCTGCGCGGGCCCGCCGTACCCTCAACGAGAAGGGCCGCTACGTGCCCGCCCAGTGGGCGCACGGACCGCGCTGGACCACCCATGCCGCCGCCGGTGAGGAGTGGCTCGGCTTCGCCGCGGTCACCGCCCTGGCCGACGACGTGCTGCTGGTGCCGCTGCACGGGCACACCCGGGGTCACTGTGGCGTCGCCGTACGCCGGCCCTCCGGAGGCTGGTTCCTGCACGCCGGCGACAGCTACTTCTTCCACGACGAGGTACGGACGCCGCCGGCGTGCCCGAGCGGGCTGCGGATCTTTCAGTCGTTGATGCAGATGGACGGCAAGGCCCGGGTCGCCAACCAGGAGCGGCTGCGTCACCTGCACGCCGACCACGGACCCGGCTCGGGTGCGGCCGAGGTGGTGACGGTCTTCAGCGCCCACGATGCGACCGAGTACGACGCCCTCGCGGGCGGCACCGACTGA
- a CDS encoding sulfatase-like hydrolase/transferase, translated as MGQPGRSTLRRSTLRRSTLAAMAVGALLTGCATVQPTATAPAGGRAGQVVAFSGAEAPGAVHATPPDGRDTRVLPSSTTPTPPWHASGRRPNILLITADDASILDLPWMPHVRKLIGSHGVTFADAIAPTPICVPARASLLTGQYAHNHGAVTISGPRGGFPAFRDTDTVPVALQRNGYATLFTGKYLNGYGDHDPRYVPPGWTDWRGLAIGTYDFFNQTVNVNGRLVPSHRYSTFTVRDQADQLIRQHRGHKPWYLWVNYVAPHVGAPVQRGDPMRIDRGTNAAYQTTVPAPSDFNRYAGIHLPRRPDMFERDTRDKPRISVARHRLDARQKAAMRIVFERRIEAVRGVDRAVASQIRVLRRTHQLANTVVMFTSDNGYVTGEHNYDGKLWHYNEILRIPALMRGPGVPRHQVVRTAITNPDIAATILALARTTSLRPLDGVDMMPWLNAPTQLRVIPIEGWAVHNGRQQRYTGVRVGKWTYIRYHRGAQEMYDRSWDPYELHSLQRRPAWVDQLHQLQRLTRKYHACRANTCPKAFYPVSPSRS; from the coding sequence ATGGGGCAGCCGGGCAGGTCGACGCTGCGCAGGTCGACGCTGCGCAGGTCGACGTTGGCCGCGATGGCGGTCGGCGCCCTGCTGACCGGCTGCGCCACGGTCCAGCCGACCGCCACCGCCCCGGCCGGGGGGCGCGCCGGACAGGTCGTCGCGTTCAGCGGCGCCGAGGCCCCGGGCGCCGTCCACGCGACCCCGCCGGACGGCCGTGACACCCGGGTGCTCCCCTCGAGCACCACACCGACGCCGCCGTGGCACGCCAGCGGCCGGCGGCCGAACATCCTCCTGATCACCGCGGACGACGCCTCGATCCTGGACCTGCCCTGGATGCCGCACGTGCGCAAGCTGATCGGCTCGCACGGCGTGACGTTCGCCGACGCGATCGCGCCGACGCCGATCTGCGTACCGGCACGCGCGTCGCTGCTCACCGGCCAGTACGCACACAACCACGGCGCCGTCACCATCTCCGGTCCCCGCGGTGGGTTCCCCGCCTTCCGGGACACCGACACGGTTCCGGTCGCGCTGCAGCGCAACGGCTACGCGACGCTGTTCACCGGCAAGTACCTCAACGGGTACGGCGACCACGACCCCCGCTACGTGCCGCCCGGCTGGACCGACTGGCGGGGACTGGCCATCGGCACCTACGACTTCTTCAACCAGACGGTCAACGTCAACGGCCGGCTGGTGCCCTCGCACCGCTACTCCACGTTCACCGTGCGGGACCAGGCCGACCAGTTGATCCGACAGCATCGCGGCCACAAGCCGTGGTACCTGTGGGTGAACTACGTCGCTCCGCACGTCGGCGCCCCGGTCCAGCGCGGAGACCCGATGCGGATCGACCGTGGCACCAACGCCGCCTACCAGACCACGGTGCCGGCGCCCAGCGACTTCAACCGGTACGCCGGCATCCACCTCCCCCGTCGGCCCGACATGTTCGAGCGGGACACCCGTGACAAGCCGCGGATCTCGGTGGCCCGGCATCGGCTGGACGCCCGTCAGAAGGCGGCCATGCGGATCGTCTTCGAACGACGGATCGAGGCGGTCCGGGGCGTCGACCGGGCGGTGGCGAGCCAGATCCGGGTGCTGCGGCGTACCCACCAGCTGGCGAACACCGTGGTCATGTTCACCTCGGACAACGGCTATGTCACCGGCGAGCACAACTACGACGGCAAGCTGTGGCACTACAACGAGATCCTGCGGATCCCCGCGTTGATGCGGGGTCCGGGCGTGCCACGCCACCAGGTCGTGCGCACCGCGATCACCAACCCCGACATCGCCGCCACCATCCTCGCGCTGGCGCGGACCACGTCGCTGCGGCCGCTCGACGGAGTCGACATGATGCCGTGGCTGAACGCCCCGACGCAGCTGCGGGTGATCCCGATCGAGGGCTGGGCGGTGCACAACGGGCGACAGCAGCGCTACACCGGAGTGCGGGTCGGGAAGTGGACCTACATCCGCTACCACCGCGGCGCCCAGGAGATGTACGACCGGTCCTGGGACCCCTACGAGCTGCACTCCCTGCAGCGCCGGCCGGCGTGGGTCGACCAGCTCCACCAGTTGCAGCGACTGACGAGGAAGTACCACGCCTGCCGCGCCAACACCTGCCCCAAGGCGTTCTACCCGGTCAGCCCGAGCCGCTCGTAG
- a CDS encoding formylglycine-generating enzyme family protein, giving the protein MSCCVPPPDRPAPQPAARAASPAGGTDARAQHQRRRSTRGQVAVPAGSFAMGDAFDEGYDGDGERPVHRVGLDAFHLDATTVTNAEFGRFVKATGHVTTAEQFGFSAVFHLAFAGDRSDIVGQPAATPWWYAVRGAQWRHPEGPGSDIASRSHHPVVHISHDDATAYAAWAGKRLPTEAEWEYAARGGLDGARFPWGDELTPDGMHRCNIWQGEFPEHNTLADGYLTTAPARAYPANGLGIFQSAGNVWEWCADWFDPGYYATSPEHDPQGPAAGSARVIRGGSYLCHHSYCHRYRVAARSSSPPDSTAANLGFRCATSGSG; this is encoded by the coding sequence ATGTCCTGCTGCGTACCACCCCCGGACCGACCGGCGCCCCAACCGGCGGCCCGAGCGGCGAGCCCGGCCGGCGGCACGGACGCCCGGGCGCAGCACCAGCGTCGGCGCAGCACGAGGGGCCAGGTCGCGGTGCCTGCGGGCAGCTTCGCGATGGGCGATGCCTTCGACGAGGGGTACGACGGCGACGGCGAGCGACCGGTGCACCGGGTCGGCCTCGATGCGTTTCACCTCGACGCCACCACGGTCACCAACGCCGAGTTCGGGCGCTTCGTGAAGGCGACCGGTCACGTCACCACGGCCGAGCAGTTCGGGTTCTCCGCGGTCTTCCACCTGGCCTTCGCCGGGGACCGGTCAGACATCGTCGGACAGCCCGCCGCGACGCCCTGGTGGTACGCCGTCCGGGGCGCGCAGTGGCGCCATCCGGAGGGGCCCGGCAGTGACATCGCCAGCCGGTCGCACCACCCCGTCGTGCACATCTCCCATGACGACGCGACGGCGTACGCCGCCTGGGCCGGCAAGCGGCTCCCGACCGAGGCCGAGTGGGAGTACGCCGCTCGCGGGGGGCTGGACGGGGCGCGGTTCCCGTGGGGTGACGAGCTCACCCCCGATGGCATGCACCGCTGCAACATCTGGCAGGGCGAGTTCCCCGAGCACAACACCCTCGCCGACGGCTACCTCACCACCGCACCCGCGCGGGCCTACCCGGCCAACGGCCTCGGGATCTTCCAGAGCGCGGGCAACGTGTGGGAGTGGTGCGCGGACTGGTTCGACCCGGGCTACTACGCCACCAGCCCCGAGCACGATCCGCAAGGACCGGCGGCCGGGTCGGCGCGGGTGATCCGCGGCGGCTCCTACCTGTGCCACCACTCCTACTGCCACCGCTACCGGGTGGCTGCCCGGTCGAGCAGCCCGCCGGACTCGACGGCTGCCAACCTCGGCTTCCGGTGCGCTACGAGCGGCTCGGGCTGA
- a CDS encoding hemerythrin domain-containing protein — protein sequence MALRDRLLALHRQGRSWEEIGDEAQIPAGQAYLIVTGRPADGSDAVGPEFLSERGDLLMHGSQALSNPPTEVPTEHEVVDRWLKARAAADGPMQDAARRRTAEPPPIDDDSDSDDVVDVLGHQHGQVKFLMEQLEAIPGVRVGGSEEDQQRRVSIVDMMRVRLSQHESMEEAHFWPAVREHLEQGEDLAAGAEEQEQRGKDLLQELDGKPGGDDEFDELVEQLVLALRTHVAYEDTVFLKVKEQMPDDVRAKVGSTIKKKIAKAPTRPHPHAPAGTGMAAKVAAAGAAPLDKARDAMGERPAKRKGKEEE from the coding sequence GTGGCCCTGCGTGACCGCCTGTTGGCTCTGCACCGGCAGGGCCGCAGCTGGGAGGAGATCGGCGACGAGGCCCAGATCCCCGCGGGCCAGGCCTACTTGATCGTGACCGGCCGACCTGCCGACGGCAGCGACGCCGTGGGACCCGAGTTCCTCTCCGAGCGGGGCGACCTGCTGATGCACGGCAGCCAGGCACTGTCGAACCCGCCCACCGAGGTGCCCACCGAGCACGAGGTCGTCGACCGCTGGCTCAAGGCTCGCGCCGCGGCGGACGGACCGATGCAGGACGCGGCCCGACGGCGTACGGCGGAGCCGCCGCCGATCGATGACGACAGCGACTCCGACGACGTCGTGGACGTCCTGGGCCATCAGCACGGCCAGGTGAAGTTCCTGATGGAGCAGCTCGAGGCCATCCCCGGCGTACGCGTCGGTGGCTCCGAGGAGGACCAGCAGCGACGCGTCTCGATCGTCGACATGATGCGCGTCCGGCTCTCCCAGCACGAGTCGATGGAGGAGGCGCACTTCTGGCCCGCGGTCCGCGAGCATCTCGAGCAGGGTGAGGATCTGGCGGCCGGGGCCGAGGAGCAGGAGCAGCGCGGCAAGGACCTGCTCCAAGAACTCGACGGCAAGCCGGGCGGCGACGACGAGTTCGACGAGCTCGTCGAGCAGTTGGTGCTCGCGCTGCGCACCCACGTCGCCTACGAGGACACGGTGTTCTTGAAGGTCAAGGAGCAGATGCCCGACGACGTCCGGGCGAAGGTCGGCAGCACCATCAAGAAGAAGATCGCCAAGGCACCCACCCGCCCGCACCCACATGCGCCGGCCGGCACCGGCATGGCCGCGAAGGTGGCGGCGGCCGGCGCCGCACCGCTGGACAAGGCACGGGACGCGATGGGCGAGCGGCCCGCGAAGCGCAAGGGCAAGGAGGAGGAGTAG